Below is a window of Yimella sp. cx-51 DNA.
CGTGGTGGTCGCCACCAACCAGGGTGCTCGTGACCGCGGCGTCCAGGCCGGCGCGCTGGTGAAGCAGGCAGCCTCGGTGCTCGGCGGCGGTGGCGGCGGCAAGCCGGACGTCGCCCAAGGTGGCGGTTCGGATGCCAGCAAGGTCGGCGCAGCCTTGAGTGCCGTTGCCGACAGCGTCCGCGGCACGGTCGGCTGACCATCATGAGGCGTGGCGTCCGGATCGGTGCGGACGTGGGCTCCGTCCGGGTCGGGATCTCGATCTGCGACCCGGACGGGCTGCTCGCCACCCCGGAGACGACCTTCGCTCGCGACGCCGCCAAGGACCGCGACATCGAGCAGGTGCTCGCGCTCGTCGATGAACGAACAGCAATCGAGGTGATCGTCGGACTACCTCGGTCGTTGTCCGGTGACGAGGGTCCGGCCGCCCAGGCAGCCCGCTCCTGGGCCACCGCACTCCGCCGCCGCCGCCCCGAACTCTCCGTCCGGATGGTCGACGAGCGACTCACGACGGTGGATGCTCATCGGGTGATGCGTGATGCCGGAATTTCGACACGGCGCAGTAGAAGCGTCATAGACAGCCAGGCTGCTGCCATGATCTTGCAAGTTGCGCTGGACACCGAGCGCACGACCGGCACACCGCCGGGTGTGTTGGTGGGTGCTCGGAAAGCACGTCACCGTGGTCGTGGCAAGAAAGAGGACTCTGCATGAATGACTCCCGTCTCTCCGATTCGATCTTCGGAGGGGGAGAAGAGCCGGGCGAGCCGGTGCGCCGCCTGCCCGGGCAGCGACCCAAGCCTGCCCAGACGCGTGCCCAGGCACGCCAGCAGCGTCCGGCGGATTCCGGTGGCGGCGACGGCCCCAGCCAGGTGCAGCGCAACCGTCGCAGTTGCCTGGTGATGTTGCTCGCTGCGGTGCTCGTGCTCGGTGGGGTCGGTCTCGCGGTCGGCACGCTGGGTTCCAGCCTGCTGCCCAGTTTCGGTGGGGGTTCCGACGAAGGTGGTGATTTCACCGGCGAGGGTTCGGGCACTGTGGACGTGCAGGTCAAGCCTGGCGATTCGGGTGCGGCCATCGGCCGGGCACTGGAGAAGGCGGGTGTTGTGAAGTCGGCGAACACCTTCGCGCGGGTTGCCGGCAGCAACCCCGATTTCGCCAAGATCCAGCCTGGCACCTACGAACTGAAGCGGACGATGAGTTCGCAGGCTGCACTCAACCTGCTGCTCGACCCGGATTCGCGGGTCAGCGCCGGTGTCACGATCCGTGAGGGTCTCTGGCAGAACGAGATCTTCGCGATCCTGTCCAAGCAGACCGGCACGCCGCTGGAGGACTACAAGAAGGTCGACCCCAACACGCTGGGCCTGCCGCCGGCCGCGCAGGGCAAGCTCGAGGGATTCCTCTTCCCCTCGACCTATGAATTCGCACCCAAGACGTCCGCCGCCGACCAGCTCAAGGCGATGGTCAGCTACGGCGTGAAGCAGATGAACACTCTCGGCGTATCGGCTGACAAGCTGCGCCACGTGGTGATCGTGGCTTCCATCGTCCAGTCCGAATCGCGTCTGGGGCCCGATGGACCCAAGGTCGCGCGGGTGGTCGAGAACCGCTTGAAGGACCGCATGCCGCTGGGTATGGACTCCTCGATCCACTACATCACCCAGAAGCGCGGCACGGTCACCACGACCGACCAGGAGCGCAACAGCAGCAGCCCCTACAACACCTACCGCAACCAGGGACTGCCGCCCGGGCCGATCAGCAACCCGGGCATGGAGGCCCTGAAGGCCGCCGCCAACCCGGCGCCTGGTCCGTGGTTGTACTTCGTGACCGTCAACCAAAGCACCGGTGAGACGAAGTTCTCCACGTCGCTGGCGGAGCACAACCGTTATGTCGCCCAGTTCCAGGCATGGTGCCGGGCCAATCCGGGTAAGTGCTGATGCATCGCGCGGCGGTGCTCGGGTCACCGATCCAGCACTCGCTGTCGCCGGTGCTGCATCGCGCGGCCTACGTGAGTCTCGGACTGCGCGACTGGAGCTACGACCGGTTCGAGGTGGACGAGGCGGGCCTGGCCGGTTTCCTGGCTGAGCTGGACGACAGCTGGGCGGGGCTGTCGCTGACGATGCCGCTGAAGGAGCAGGCACTCGTGCTGGCCGACCAGTGCGATCCGCTCGCCCTGCAGACCGGCGCCGTCAACACCTTGGTGGCCGACGAGACCGGCTGGACCGGCTACAACACCGATGTCCACGGCTTGGTCGCAGCGCTCGGGGACGCCGGCGTCGGACCAGGTGCCGGGATGGAGACGGCGATGATCCTTGGATCGGGGGCGACCGCCAGGTCGGCCTTGGCCGCGGTGGCCGAAATAGGTGTCACCCGGGTGGTCTTCGGAGTACGTCGTGAAGCGCGGGAGTCAACGATGGCTCAAGCCCGTGATCACGGGATCGACGCAACGACGATCTTGTTGACCGAGTGTGCGGGTCATCTGCACGACATCCGCTTGGTGATCAGCACCCTTCCGGCGGGTGCCGCCGACGGGTTCGGCAACGACGTATTGGAGCGTGGCCCGATGGCGCCGGACGACTCGGTGTGGCTGGATGCCGTTTATGCCGGTTGGCCGACCCTCTTCGCCCAGGCGGCGTCGGCCGTCGGGGCGCAGGTGGTCTCCGGCCTGGAAATGTTGGTGCACCAGGCAGTGCGCCAGGTGGAACTCATGACCGGGATGACCCCCGACCTCGGTGTCGTCCAAGCTGCTGGACGGGCTGCGTTGGCTCGCGGCTGACGTGGAAAGATCGCGGTCATGTTCCGCTGGTTGACCGCAGGTGAATCCCATGGCCCGTCGCTGACCGCAATCGTCGAGGGCCTGCCCGCCGGGGTGGAGGTCAGTTCAACCGATCTGGCCGATGCGCTGGCCCGACGCCGACTGGGTTATGGCCGCGGCGCTCGGATGAAGTTCGAGCAGGACGAGGTGTCCTTCGTCGGCGGTGTTCGTCACGGCCGCACCCTCGGATCACCGGTAGCGATCAGCATCGTCAACACCGAATGGCCGAAATGGCAGGCCGTCATGGGCACCGAC
It encodes the following:
- the ruvX gene encoding Holliday junction resolvase RuvX, giving the protein MRRGVRIGADVGSVRVGISICDPDGLLATPETTFARDAAKDRDIEQVLALVDERTAIEVIVGLPRSLSGDEGPAAQAARSWATALRRRRPELSVRMVDERLTTVDAHRVMRDAGISTRRSRSVIDSQAAAMILQVALDTERTTGTPPGVLVGARKARHRGRGKKEDSA
- a CDS encoding shikimate dehydrogenase; amino-acid sequence: MHRAAVLGSPIQHSLSPVLHRAAYVSLGLRDWSYDRFEVDEAGLAGFLAELDDSWAGLSLTMPLKEQALVLADQCDPLALQTGAVNTLVADETGWTGYNTDVHGLVAALGDAGVGPGAGMETAMILGSGATARSALAAVAEIGVTRVVFGVRREARESTMAQARDHGIDATTILLTECAGHLHDIRLVISTLPAGAADGFGNDVLERGPMAPDDSVWLDAVYAGWPTLFAQAASAVGAQVVSGLEMLVHQAVRQVELMTGMTPDLGVVQAAGRAALARG
- the mltG gene encoding endolytic transglycosylase MltG, which gives rise to MNDSRLSDSIFGGGEEPGEPVRRLPGQRPKPAQTRAQARQQRPADSGGGDGPSQVQRNRRSCLVMLLAAVLVLGGVGLAVGTLGSSLLPSFGGGSDEGGDFTGEGSGTVDVQVKPGDSGAAIGRALEKAGVVKSANTFARVAGSNPDFAKIQPGTYELKRTMSSQAALNLLLDPDSRVSAGVTIREGLWQNEIFAILSKQTGTPLEDYKKVDPNTLGLPPAAQGKLEGFLFPSTYEFAPKTSAADQLKAMVSYGVKQMNTLGVSADKLRHVVIVASIVQSESRLGPDGPKVARVVENRLKDRMPLGMDSSIHYITQKRGTVTTTDQERNSSSPYNTYRNQGLPPGPISNPGMEALKAAANPAPGPWLYFVTVNQSTGETKFSTSLAEHNRYVAQFQAWCRANPGKC